Part of the Prevotella communis genome is shown below.
ACACGTACATTCAGAAGCTTTGTGTCCTGCTCACCTCCAAGCACATATTCAAAGATGCCACTCTTGTTCTCCACTTGTGGGTCATCCAGCAGTTCTGCTACACGTTCGTCCACCTTTTGCGGGTCGTATGGCTGCTTATGGTAGGTTTCATAGAGTCGGCCCCATTCCAACCCCTTCATTTTATCGTATGGTGTTGGGAAAACGCTGTTCACCCAACCAAGGACGGCATTAAAATAGGTTTTAAGCTCAGTGATATTATCATCGCGACGATGTTGTTTCATATAGTCGCTGATATTGCCCTTGCTCACCCAATCAAGAGCCCTCTCCAAGAAATCCTGGCGATTAGCTGTACCATTAATGAAATGACTCCACATCTGAATATGGGCATTCTGAGAATTACTGAACTCTTCCTTGGCTTTTGTCACAAAAGGTCCACTGAAGACAGCATTGAGCAGTTCCTGGGGTTTCAAAGGAACGCCCGCAATATTGATGGTCCTAAACCATTCCTTTATTTCTGATTCCGTACCCTCACAGATATAGATAAGCAACTTGGTCTTTAAGATCTTCTCACGTTTATCTGTAGCAATGCTATTGATGTCTTGAGGAATACCGCTTTCATCAATAATGCTCAATACACCTTCTACGAAACGACCCAACGAAGTGATACGCTGTTGACCATCTAGCACCTCAAACTTATCGTCACCCACCTTATTGAAATATATCAGACCAATGGGGTAACCTTTCAGCACAGAGTCAATCACGGCTACGTCTTTTTTTCCATCGGCATAAATGTAGTTGCGCTGATACTCAGGCTGGATAGTCAGCTTGCCAGACAGACCATAAAGACCTTTGCCCTCCAACTCGTTATAGTGGAATCCTTTGCAGATGTCCTCTACTGTAATGTCCGTTCGTAGTTCAGTATTCATAGTTATTGTTTT
Proteins encoded:
- a CDS encoding HNH endonuclease family protein produces the protein MNTELRTDITVEDICKGFHYNELEGKGLYGLSGKLTIQPEYQRNYIYADGKKDVAVIDSVLKGYPIGLIYFNKVGDDKFEVLDGQQRITSLGRFVEGVLSIIDESGIPQDINSIATDKREKILKTKLLIYICEGTESEIKEWFRTINIAGVPLKPQELLNAVFSGPFVTKAKEEFSNSQNAHIQMWSHFINGTANRQDFLERALDWVSKGNISDYMKQHRRDDNITELKTYFNAVLGWVNSVFPTPYDKMKGLEWGRLYETYHKQPYDPQKVDERVAELLDDPQVENKSGIFEYVLGGEQDTKLLNVRVFDEKIKRQVYKLQTDDAEMKGISNCPYCAIGHEATKTRIWKLSEMDADHVSAWSKGGATTIENCQMLCKTHNRAKGNR